The Pyrus communis chromosome 9, drPyrComm1.1, whole genome shotgun sequence genome has a segment encoding these proteins:
- the LOC137746233 gene encoding protein S40-4-like, which translates to MASRNSSFYGKPSSIFPATSTDDSPIGSDGLFDFDEADIWNSSSSPVAESKKSSVPSRREPKKTGRKVMVMSMGVAEIGGAAKVVTSSSLPVNIPDCSKILKEGYKEHRKLESGEGCGGDFYGADDDNDGGYGSVPPHEYLARMRGASFSVHEGIGRTLKGRDLRRVRNAIWEKVGFED; encoded by the coding sequence ATGGCGTCGAGGAATTCCTCCTTTTATGGAAAACCCAGTTCCATTTTTCCAGCCACGTCGACGGACGACAGCCCAATTGGCTCGGATGGGCTATTCGATTTCGACGAGGCGGATATCTGGAACTCATCATCCAGCCCAGTTGCAGAGTCCAAGAAGAGCTCAGTTCCCAGCCGCCGAGAGCCGAAGAAAACGGGGAGGAAGGTGATGGTGATGAGCATGGGCGTGGCGGAGATTGGTGGCGCTGCCAAGGTGGTGACGTCATCGTCGTTGCCGGTGAACATTCCGGACTGCTCCAAGATTCTCAAGGAGGGGTACAAAGAGCATAGGAAGCTGGAAAGTGGTGAAGGCTGCGGTGGGGATTTCTACGGTGCCGACGACGACAACGACGGCGGGTATGGGAGCGTCCCACCTCACGAGTACTTGGCGAGGATGAGAGGGGCTTCGTTTTCTGTTCACGAAGGGATTGGGAGGACTCTGAAAGGCAGAGATTTGAGGCGGGTGAGAAACGCAATTTGGGAAAAAGTTGGGTTCGAAGATTAG
- the LOC137746095 gene encoding uncharacterized protein, with protein sequence MGGGGGGSKKILVGLVLVMFLGIAVYLRLWTIDYSISSDEADLLRRQFDLANREAMDESAEWRLKYDEEAKKATNCMNQLKQIKGLFGEGDGNAANVDQKLLNLQKENMALVKRMEALKQELEAEKLKCSVQ encoded by the exons ATGGGGGGCGGGGGTGGAGGGAGCAAGAAAATACTGGTGGGTTTGGTTCTGGTCATGTTTCTAGGAATTGCCGTCTACTTGCGGCTTTGGACCATCGACTATTCCATTTCTTCCGACGAAGCCGACCTCCTCAG GCGGCAGTTCGACCTTGCGAATAGGGAAGCAATGGATGAATCTGCTGAGTGGAGGCTGAAATACGATGAAGAAGCCAAAAAGGCTACCAATTGTATGAATCAACTCAAACAG ATAAAGGGATTGTTTGGGGAGGGTGATGGGAATGCTGCTAACGTCGACCAGAAATTGTTGAATCTACAAAAG GAAAATATGGCCTTGGTAAAACGGATGGAAGCCTTGAAACAGGAGCTTGAGGCTGAGAAGCTGAAGTGCAGCGTTCAGTAG